A part of Sugiyamaella lignohabitans strain CBS 10342 chromosome D, complete sequence genomic DNA contains:
- the ALO1 gene encoding D-arabinono-1,4-lactone oxidase (D-Arabinono-1,4-lactone oxidase; catalyzes the final step in biosynthesis of dehydro-D-arabinono-1,4-lactone, which is protective against oxidative stress; GO_component: GO:0031307 - integral component of mitochondrial outer membrane [Evidence IDA] [PMID 16689936]; GO_component: GO:0016020 - membrane [Evidence IEA,IEA]; GO_component: GO:0031966 - mitochondrial membrane [Evidence IEA]; GO_component: GO:0005741 - mitochondrial outer membrane [Evidence IDA] [PMID 16407407]; GO_component: GO:0005739 - mitochondrion [Evidence IEA]; GO_component: GO:0005739 - mitochondrion [Evidence IDA] [PMID 10094636]; GO_component: GO:0005739 - mitochondrion [Evidence IDA] [PMID 14576278]; GO_component: GO:0005739 - mitochondrion [Evidence IDA] [PMID 16823961]; GO_function: GO:0003885 - D-arabinono-1,4-lactone oxidase activity [Evidence IEA,IEA]; GO_function: GO:0003885 - D-arabinono-1,4-lactone oxidase activity [Evidence IDA] [PMID 10094636]; GO_function: GO:0008762 - UDP-N-acetylmuramate dehydrogenase activity [Evidence IEA]; GO_function: GO:0003824 - catalytic activity [Evidence IEA]; GO_function: GO:0050660 - flavin adenine dinucleotide binding [Evidence IEA]; GO_function: GO:0016491 - oxidoreductase activity [Evidence IEA,IEA]; GO_function: GO:0016614 - oxidoreductase activity, acting on CH-OH group of donors [Evidence IEA]; GO_function: GO:0016899 - oxidoreductase activity, acting on the CH-OH group of donors, oxygen as acceptor [Evidence IEA]; GO_process: GO:0009058 - biosynthetic process [Evidence IEA]; GO_process: GO:0034599 - cellular response to oxidative stress [Evidence IMP] [PMID 10094636]; GO_process: GO:0070485 - dehydro-D-arabinono-1,4-lactone biosynthetic process [Evidence IMP] [PMID 10094636]; GO_process: GO:0055114 - oxidation-reduction process [Evidence IEA,IEA]) translates to MADRLAPFSFANRTHRTWAGTFRCKPQLYIQPRTAEEIRDAVVEAKRLNKTLMLTGSGHSPSTLTMSDEWIMNLDIFNKVLSIERHESGKFADVTVEAGIRIYQLTEILAAEGLAIQNLGSISEQSAAGIISTGTHGSSAYHGLVSEQIVKFTLLCSGKADPETIECSPGDNLDLFRAGLLSVGKLGIITHVTLRVVPAYNLKSRQQIVSFDRFVDELWPTVWTSSEFIRVWWYPYSDRCVLWRADKCKQEEPLREPINNFYGTTLGRFFYESLLWLAVKVYPSLTPSIERWVFKHQYGFEESINSEGNVAVQRSDLALNMDCLFSQFVNEWAMPLTEGPKVLRQLETIIKDAAKNNSFYVHAPFEVRISNTAVSGSTDTINPDNYSVPHLGTVPGNTVRPLLDGTPKLGAATTPITYDKLTLYLNATVYRPFGFDCPIDKWYRTFEDTVAAVGGKPHWAKNFLGTFDDKPASTLTDGEMRGLKPTMDSWFGDDLTLFKTLRETHDPQGTFLSGRHWAEINGFVSSVTDIV, encoded by the coding sequence ATGGCTGACAGGCTCGCGCCATTTAGCTTTGCTAATAGGACCCATAGGACCTGGGCTGGCACCTTCAGATGCAAGCCCCAATTGTATATTCAGCCAAGGACGGCAGAGGAGATTAGAGATGCTGTGGTTGAGGCCAAGCGGTTGAATAAGACCCTGATGTTGACGGGGTCGGGCCATTCGCCTTCGACTTTGACTATGTCTGACGAGTGGATCATGAATTTGgatatatttaataaaGTTCTTTCTATTGAACGCCATGAATCTGGGAAATTTGCTGACGTGACAGTCGAGGCAGGCATTCGCATCTATCAGCTAACAGAGAttctggctgctgaggGCCTGGCAATTCAAAATCTGGGTTCCATTTCTGAACAATCTGCTGCGGGAATTATTTCGACGGGCACTCATGGATCAAGTGCTTATCATGGACTGGTGTCAGAACAAATCGTCAAGTTTACTCTGCTTTGCAGTGGAAAAGCTGATCCAGAGACGATTGAATGCTCACCAGGTGATAATTTAGACTTGTTCCGTGCTGGATTATTGTCGGTAGGTAAACTGGGTATCATCACTCACGTAACATTGAGAGTTGTTCCGGCTTATAATCTCAAGTCCCGTCAACAGATTGTCTCGTTTGACAGGTTTGTTGATGAATTATGGCCTACGGTATGGACCTCGTCGGAGTTCATCAGAGTATGGTGGTATCCTTATTCCGACAGATGTGTGCTCTGGAGAGCTGATAAGTGTAAGCAGGAAGAGCCTTTACGCGAACCAATTAATAATTTCTATGGCACTACTCTTGGCCGATTCTTCTATGAGTCGTTATTATGGCTGGCTGTTAAAGTATACCCGTCACTCACACCATCTATTGAGAGATGGGTGTTCAAACACCAGTACGGGTTTGAAGAATCAATTAATAGTGAAGGTAATGTTGCAGTGCAAAGAAGTGATCTGGCTTTGAATATGGACTGTTTGTTTAGTCAGTTTGTCAACGAATGGGCTATGCCATTGACCGAAGGACCTAAAGTCCTGAGACAACTTGAAACTATTATCAAGGATGCTGCCAAAAACAATTCATTCTACGTCCATGCTCCTTTCGAAGTTCGCATTTCCAACACGGCAGTTTCTGGATCCACTGACACTATTAACCCCGACAATTACTCAGTTCCTCATCTTGGAACTGTTCCTGGTAACACTGTTCGGCCTCTTCTCGACGGCACTCCTAAACTTGGAGCTGCTACCACCCCTATTACCTACGACAAACTGACACTTTATCTGAATGCCACAGTATACCGACCGTTCGGTTTCGACTGTCCTATCGACAAATGGTACAGGACATTCGAGGACacagttgctgctgttggaggCAAACCTCACTGGGCTAAGAACTTCCTAGGCACCTTTGACGACAAGCCTGCTTCCACTCTCACCGACGGCGAAATGCGGGGCCTCAAACCCACCATGGACAGTTGGTTTGGCGACGACCTCACCCTCTTCAAAACACTCCGCGAGACCCACGACCCCCAGGGCACGTTCCTCAGCGGCCGCCACTGGGCCGAGATCAACGGTTTCGTCAGTTCTGTCACTGACATTGTCTAA